From Pedobacter aquae:
ATGGTTACAGGCTGTATCTTCTCAATCACAATATTGGTATTTTGTATAGCTTGATAGTGGCCAGCCCATGTGGTGCTACTGATAGAGGTTGTAGGTAAGTTTACAAACTTGTCTACCGCGTCTAAATCTGCACCAGCGTTTACATTTGTAATTTCTGTATTATCAGAACGTAAATCGCCAATGATATGCATAGAAGAATAGTATAAACCAGCATACTGCAAACCTCCATAAGCTGCTGTAAGCGCATTTTTCATGTCGTCTCCAGTCTTATAAAAGTTGTTAGCATTTTGCTGAGCTACTGGTGCTAATTCTAAAAAATCTTTTTTGCAACTACTTGCAGTAAGTAATACAATTACGCCTGCAGTGAATAATGTTTTAATATTTCTCATGTCTATAACTGTATTAGAATCCAAAATTTAATCCAAACATAAAGGTGCGGGCTAAAGGATAACCTCCAGAATCAACACCTGGTACTAAAGGATTAGCACCTTCAAAACTTACCTCTGGGTTATAGCCTTCGTATTTGGTGAAAGTATAAGCGTTTTGGATGGTAAAGCTTAATCTGGCATTAGCAACTTTTAAGGCTTTAAGAGCCGATGCTGGCAAGTTATATCCTAAAGTGATATTTCTGATTCTTAGGAAAGAACCATCTTCTACAAACTGAGAAGTAACGTTATTGATCACAGATGCAACACCTAGCGCACCAAAATTACGATCAATTTGTGGGCTTACGCCATCTCCGCGATCGGTTTCTGATTTCCAACCGTTTGAAGTACTTTTTAACACATTGTAAGAACCAGCGTAGTTACCATAAAATCTTCTAGCTGCATTTAAAACTTCAAAACCTTGTACACCTTGTAAGGTGAAAGCAAAATCGAAGTTTTTATAAGCAAAGCTATTGGTCATACCGTAAGTAAAATCCGGAAACGGGCTACCTAATCTTGTTCTGTCATCAGCAGTGATTTCACCATCGCCATTTACATCGGCAAATTTTAACTGACCAGGTTTAGATAGCTTCACATTAGCTGCATTTTCTACAGCAGGACTGTTAGCTACATCATCAGCATTTTGGTAAATGCCGATAACTTTATAACCAAAGAAAGAACCTGGCTCGGCACCAATTTGTGTAATATGGGTATTACCAGCTGCAAAAGTAGTTTGTCTGTTTAAAATAGCAGAACCATCAGGACCTAAAGCAATTACTTTAATATTATTGGTAGAGAAGTTAAAATCGGTAGTCCATTTAAATTCTTTAACCATATTACGGCTAACCACAGTAAACTCAAAACCTTTATTATTAATCTCGCCAATGTTACGTAAAGCGGTAGAATAGCCTGTTAAAGTAGGTACAGGTACGTTTAACAATAAGTCTGAAGTTGTCTTGTTATAATAATCAAAAGACATAGAGAAACGATTTTGTAATAAACCAAACTCTAAACCAGCATCAAACTGTTTGTTTCTCTCCCAACCTAAAAGACTGTTGGCAATAGTAGTTTGTCTGATACCGTTATTTACAATACCGCCACTTGGGCCAAAAATATAGTTTTCTATACCTGTTAAACCTATAGAACCATAATTGGTAATGAAGTTATTTCCTGTTAAACCATAACTGGCTCTAATTTTTAACTCGCTTAACCAATTTACATCTTTCAAGAAATCTTCTTCAGAAACTCTCCATCCTAAAGATACAGAAGGGAAAGTTCCCCATTTATTATCGCCACCAAAACGCGATGAACCGTCTTGTCTGAAAGTTGCTGTTAATAAATATTTATCATTATAGCTGTAATTTAAACGAGCTATATAAGACAATAATGACCATTCTTGAGGACCAGATGCTGCTCCTACAGTTACTAAACCAGCTGCATTGATAGTTCTTACAGCATCACTAGCATAATTGCTTCCGCTTAAACTCGTTAAATCTGTTCTTTCCTTTTGGATGGTATAACCAGCTAATACATCAAAAGCGTGTTTATCAAATGTTTTCTTATAATTTAAAGTAAATTCTGATAACCAGTTTCTACTATTAGACTCATCATAAGAACCTACCGGAAGTTTAGTTGCATTGGTGTTGTTAGGGTTAATGATAGAAGGATTAAATACATCCTGATCAAAATTTCTAAAATCTGCACCTACTAAAGTTTTAAAATTTAAGTCTTTAGCTAAGTTAACATCAACAAAAGCAGTACCTAGTAATCTTAAGGTATTTTGTTGTTGGAAATATTCTTTAGCAATTTTTACAGGGTTATCAACCTCACTAGTTCCTACACCTTGCCCAGTAATTTGGGTGTAATTTCCGTTTGCATCATAAGGTTTAAGGTGTGGCGCAGCTGTTAAAGCCGATTGGATGATACCACCACCTTGCCAGTTTCCTTCTGCTAAAGTTTGGTTAGAGAAAGTAAATGATGGCGTTAAGTTTGCCCCTACTTTTACTCTTTTATTTAATTGAGATTCTACATTAGCTCTAAATGAATAGCGCTTCAAATCTGAACCTATGATGATACCGTCTTGTGTTAAATAACCTCCAGAAACAAAGAATTTAGTTTTATCATTACCTCCAGAGAAATTTAACTGATAATTGCTCATGGGTGCAGTTCTGAAAATCTCGTTCTGCCAGTTAGTACCTTCGCCTAAAGACTCTGGATCAGAAAATACAGCTGGTAATAAGTACATCACGTTATTTAAACGGGCAGAGTTAGGATCTGACGCAGAACGACCAGGACCTGAATTCACCCAAGCATTATTTCTAGCTTCATTGATAAAATAAGCGTATTCTTTAGCATTTAAAACATCTAAAGTTTTTTCTACTTGTTGTAAACCAGTATTTAAACTAAAATCAATCTTAGAAACGCCACTTTTACCAGATTTTGTAGTGATGATCACCACACCATTAGAACCTCTAGAACCATAAATAGCTGTTGCTGATGCATCCTTTAAAACCTGAATATTATCAATATCCGCCGGGTTAATGGTATTTAAAGGATTATTTCTTTGGTTATAATCATTAGTAACCGGGAAACCATCTACTACATATAAAGGCTCGTTTCCTGCACTTAAAGAACCAGCACCTCTAATTCTTACTGTAGAACCACCACCCGGTGCACCTGTTGCTTGCGTAACTTGTACACCCGCCATTTGTGCCGCCATAGCATTGTCTAAACTTACTACAGGTTGGTCTTTAATTCTCTGTGCATTTATAGAACTGATAGAACCCGTAACATCTTTACGTTGTTGGGTTCCATAACCTACTACCACAACGGTATTTAAATTTTGGCTATCTTCTACCAAGCTTACGCTGATGTTATTTTTACCAGCTACTGCAATTTCTTGTACCACAAAACCTGTATAGGTTATCACAATAACCGCATTATCTGCCAAGCCATTTAAACTAAAATTACCGTTTACATCAGTTTGGGTAACTTTATCAGAACCTTTAACTTTTATGGTAGCACCTGGTAAAGGCTGACCAGATTTATCTGTAACCTTTCCTTTTAAATCAACCGGTAATTTAGGTTGAGGCTTAATTTCAATTTTATTAACTACTATAGTTTTATTATCAATAGAATAGCTAAAAGGTTGTCCTTTAAAACTCTCTTGTAAAGCTTTTTCAAGACTTGCTCCTTTTAAATTTAAGGTAACAGGCTTAGCATTTACCAACTCGTTATATTTATAAAAAAGAAATAGCCACTTTGCTCACCAATGGTAGTAAGTGCTTTTTCTAAAGAAATATTTTTGCCTGTAATACTTATGCTTTGCGAAAAACTTTTTGCGCTAAGCTGTAAACATCCAAGGGTTAATAAGATGACCGTCAGTTTCATAATACGAAACGTTTTCGAAGGGAATAATCCGGATACCTTCCGGATTTTACCGTAAACATTTAATTGCATACTTTTGTAAAGTTTGGGTTAATAGATTAAGTTCCTTCCACAGAATTTTTTAAGGGTTAATCCAAACCGGAATAGCTTTTTATAAAGCTTCCTTAAGACCGGTTGTGTTGGTAGCACATCCGGTTTTTTTGTTGGATTAGATATACAGTACTTATGTCTTCATATCTTATCTTTTTATTAGGTTAAACATTATTTAATTGGTTATGATAATTTTATCACCTTTAATGGTGGTATTTATTTTACTCAGTTGTAAGATTCTTAAAACCTCAGATACGTTTTCACTTCTGTTGATTTTCCCTACAAATAAATCTTCAGATATTTTTCCACGATACTCTACATCAACATTATACCATCTGGAAACTTGTCTCATAATGGTTTGGATATTATCTCTATTAAACTTAAAATATCCGTTTTTCCAGGCTACAGCAGCTTCTTCATCTGCTGTAGATACTTTGAAAACTTTAGCGTTTGCAGCCAGTATAGCTTGCTGACCAGGTTTTAAAATGGTAGAGATATTTTCTTCTTTACCCTCTGTATTGAGTTTATGAATTTTAACACTTCCTTCTAAAAGTGTGGTTTTATCTGCACTTTCATCATCATAAGTATTGATATTGAAATGAGTACCTAATACCTCTATAACTTGATGAGCTGAACTAACTTTGAAAGGCATATTTCTATTTTTAGCAACTTCAAAATAAACCTCACCAGTAATTTCTACTTTACGCTCTGCTCCGGTAAAAACCGTTGGAAATTTGATAGATGAAGATGCGTTTAACCAAACTTTGGTGCCATCGGCTAAGGTTAATTGATATTGCCCGCCACGAGGAGTGCTTATCATATTTAAAGCAGCGTTTTGTGCAGATTGCTTGCTGCGATAAACAATTTGTCCATCTTTTGTTTTTACAATCTCTGCTCCTGCATCTTGCGTGATAAGACCATTCTCTTTATCATTTAAAATGATAGAAGAGCCGTTGGCAAGTGTTAAAACAGCTTTATTACCCCCTGGTGAGATATCTAGCTGGGCAACTTGTTCTTCTGGTTTGCTTGCAAGGTTTGTTGTAGTTTGTTTAGTAAAGAGGTATGAAGCAAAGCCTATAAATAATAAAGCAGCCGCTGCAGCAGCCCATTTCTTTATCCAAATTACTTTGGAAGAGCTTTTACGCTCTTCCGCAGCAATCTGTTCACTCAAACCAACTTTTATAGTGTTTTTTAATTGGGCTTTCGCCTTATCTTCCATCCCGTCTAGCACATTCTCTTCAACCTCAAAAAGGTCATAATAAGCTTCAAGAAAAGCTATTTCTTCTGGTGTAGCTATTCCCTCTCTATATTTACGAAGAATGGTATAAAATTCTTTTTGATCCATCTTTAGTAGACTCAATATTATGAGCCTTTATAAACATGACCGCCGAGGAACGAAAAGTCCCACAGGAAATAAAAAATATTTTAAAAATTTTGTAACAAGAACACCAAATATAAAGGACCTAAAGACTCTCTTAATTGGGCCATACTCTTTCCTAATTGGTTTTGTACAGTTTTTCTGCTGATTTGCAGTTTATCAGCTATTTGTTGTGTAGTTAAATCTTCGTGATAACGCATCCTAAAGATTTCTTGTTGAGACGGAGTTAGAGAATTTATTAAACGTTCATATTTAATTAAAAACTCTTTCCTAAGTATTTCAGCATCAGCTTGGTCTTTAGCAATACCCAGTTGAGCTAAAACTTCAGGAATTGGTGTATATTTTTGTTCCTTTTCTATCCATTTAAAGACATTATTTCTTACAGATGTATGCAAATAAGAAACTAAATTATCTATAGAAAGCTCTTTGCGACGAAGCCATAATTGAAGAAAAATATCTTGGGTAATATCTTTTGCGTAATCTGCATCCTTAAGTCGTTTATAAGCTGCATTATAAATTTGCTCCCAATATTTATCATAAAGCGTATCAAATGCTAGGTTATCATCATCTTCCTGCATTTGCAATAAAAGCAACTTATCTTCCTCTTTATGGCTAATAAACATCTTAAAATGAGATCAGATTTACTCAAATTTATTGAATATTTTTAATAATACAACCCAACTTCATTAAAAGCTTTATTACAAAGGGCAGATTTTAAATTTATTAATTAACCTTTTAAAAACTATTCATCGTTAAGCTTAATCTACTTAACTTGTTCGTTTATCCTCAAAATCGATTTTTTTCTTAGGCTTTAGATAAGTTTAAGATTCTAAAAGCACCTCTGGCTACAATAATAAAAACTATGGCGCCAATAATTAAATCTGGATAAGGAGATTGTGTAAAATAAACCATCAGCGCAGCTAGGATAACACCTATATTAACCACTACATCGTTTGAAGTAAAAATCATACTGGCTTGCATATGTGCTTCTTTACTCCTACTTTTTTGTAAAACATATAAACAAGCTGCATTACCCAATAATGCCAACAAAGAAATTAATATCATGGTATGAACATGAGGTAGGTTTTCTAAACCATAAAAACGTTTAATAACTTCTACAAAGCCCCATATAGCTAATAGTAATTGTAAATAACCACTTGTTTTGGCTATGTTTTTCTTGAAGATGATAGATTTACCAATAGCAAAAAGAGCTAAGCTATAAACTAAACTATCTGCTAACATATCTAAGCTATCGGCCAATAAGCCCATAGAATCTGCTATTAAACCCGCAATAATTTCTATCAGAAATAATGCAAAATTTATCAGAAGTACTATCCAAAGCAGTTTTTTATCTACTTCTTGCGCTAAAGGTAAAACAAGCTCTTCTGCAACTGTAGTTTCTATAAGTGATGTATTAAAATGAAGGCTATCTAGTTGCTGATGAATATCTATGGCATCATCTTCATGATAAACGACCAATTTCCTGTTTGGGATATCAAAATTTAAAGATTTGATAGTAGGAAAACCTTCTAATTTCATTCTGATGATTTGCTCCTCAGAAGGGCAATCCATTTTTTCTATATAGAAGCTTGATTTATTCATCACCAAAAGGGAATTTGTATAAGATTGTCTGAAAAATAAAAAAGTCCTGAACATTGTTCAAGACTTTTAAAATTTAAGCTTCTATGTTTTTTAAACTTTTTTTACATTAACAGCTTGAGGACCTTTTTTGCCATCAGCAATCTCAAATTCTACATCATCATTGTCTGAAATAGCATTTACGCCTCCGATAACATCTTTAAAGTGAACAAAAATGTCTTTTCCATCGCAAATAATGAAGCCAAAACCTTTTTGAGCATTAAACCATTTTACTTTACCCGTTTTCATAATTAATTTAAGTGTTTTAATAATAATCAGACCTAAATTTCTTACTGAAGGGGGTAAAATAATTTAAGAAAGATTGTAATTCTATTTATTTCTTAATCTCTAAAATATAAAATTTATTCTAAAAACAACAGATTTTATAAAAATTACTTGTTGGGCTGTGGTGTTGTTCTTAAGTAAGGTTTAATTTCTTTAAATCCTTTTGGAAACTTAGCCGGAATATCCTCTGTTTTAATAGCTGGCGCAACAACTACATCTTCCCCATCTTTCCAATCTGCTGGAGTAGCAACACTATGGTAAGCGGTTAACTGTAAAGAGTCTATTACCCTTAAAATTTCTTGAAAATTTCTACCTGTTGATGCAGGATAAGAAATAATCAACTTAACGGTTTTATCTGGCGCTATAATAAATAAAGATCTTACTGTAAAAGTTGTGGATGCGTTTGGATGCAACATGCCATAAGCCTCAGAAATGCTTTTATCTTCATCGGCAATGATAGGGAAATTAACTTCCACGCCTTGCGTTTCATTAATATCACTTATCCAACCTTTATGAGATTCTACAGAATCAACACTTAAAGCCATTACTTTTACATTTCTCTTAACAAACTCATCGTTTAAAGCTGCTGTACGACCTAATTCTGTTGTACAAACTGGTGTATAATCTGCCGGATGCGAAAATAAAACACCCCAGCTATCACCTAAATATTCATAAAAATCAATTTCTCCCTCAGAGGTCTTTGCCTTGAAATTTGGAGCTACATCACCTAATCTTAACATAATTTGAAATTTTTAATTCCCTACTAATTTAGTAGACATATTTTTAATAAACAAGAAACCACAATCATGCCATTTATTATATGACATTCAAATTTGATTTCTAAGACCTTAACCTATGCTAAATAATTGCTTTTCTGGCTTAGTAGCTTGTAAACGAGCATCAAAAACGGCACAAACATTACGCAGAAAGCGTTTCCCTGTTTTGGTAACTTTTAAAGATTGTGGCTCTTGAATAATTAAACCATCTTCTACCAGCTCTGGCAATCCTGATAAATTTTCTCTAAAAGCATCGTTTTGTAAATCTTCATCTGTCCAGGTGGTTACACCTTTACACATGATATTTAAAATATGCCTCCTGATTAATAAATCCTCATCATTTAACACATGTCCTTTTACCACAGGTAATTCTCCGGCATTTATCAAATCCAAATACTCTTCTTCGCTTTTTACATTTTGCGCAAAAGCATCCCAAGTATCGCTAATAGAAGAAACACCCAAACCAACCAATAAACGGGTGTATTGGTGTGTATAACCCATAAAATTACGGTGTAACTTTTTACTTTGTGCAGCTACATTTAGGCTATCATAAGCAAAAGCAAAATGATCCATCCCGATATCTAAATAGCCGGCAGCTAAAAGCATTTCTCTACCTTTTTCGTACAATTCTTGTCTTAAATGGGTATCAGGTAAATCGGCCTCGGTAAACTTACGCTGACCAGATTTTACCCAAGGCACATGAGCATAGCTATAAAAGGCTATTCTATCTGGCTTTAAGCCGATAACCTTTTCTACCGTAGCAGTAAGACTATTAACCGTTTGTAATGGTAAGCCATAAATTAAATCGAAATTTATGGAAGTATAACCTATTGCTCTGGCTTGTTTACTTACTATATCTACCTCTTCTACAGATTGTATTCTGTTAATCATGATTTGCACTTGCTCATCAAAATCCTGAATGCCTAGACTTAATCTTTTAAAACCTAAAGCATACAATACTTCAAGGTGAGCTAAAGTGGTATTTGCCGGATGAGCTTCAAAACTAAATTCTGCATCGTCATGAATTAAACAATCTTCTAAAATACCTTTGATTAAAAGCGCTAAGTTTTCAGGAGAGAAAAATGTTGGTGTACCACCGCCCAAGTGTATTTCTTTTAACTGCGGTTGAGCACTAAAAACCGCTTTATATAATTTCCATTCTTTTATAACGGCTTGTAAATAGGGCTCTTCTACCCCATGGTTTTTAGTAATGCGTTTATTACAAGCACAATAAGTACATAAACTTTCGCAATAAGGTAAATGGATATAAACACTTATACCATCTTTATGATTACTAATATCAAAAGATTGCTTCACTTTTTGCAACCATAAAGACTTGTTAAAAGTACTTTCATCCCAAAACGGAACTGTAGGATAACTGGTATACCTTGGTACAGGTACCGTATATTTAGTAATAATATTTTGGGTAAGCATACTATAATTGATGAGGTAGTAATTGTTTTTCTTTGATAGTTTCTTTTTGGCAATTCTTAGCACAAGCACAAGCCTTACCCACACATTTATTTTCTTGCCAAAGGTCTAAGCTTTTAATGGTAAGCTGTGCTATTTCTTGTAAAGCCTCTGTAGTTAAAAAAGCCTGGTGTGGTGTTATCATCACATTTGAAAAAGCTAATAACTGCTGCAATAAACAATCTTTTTCTTTGTCTTGATGATGATTTTCAAAAAATAAACCATGCTCATATTCATAAACATCGGCACCTAAAGCACCAATTTTACCAGATTTTAGGGCTTGTAGAACATCATTAGTATTTAACAACCCTCCTCTTCCGGTATTGATGAGCATTACCCCAGGTTTCATTTTAGCAAGATTCTCTGCGTTAATGATGTGTCTGGTTGCATCATTTAAAGGGACATGTAAAGAAATGATATCTGATTTAGCATAAAGCTCTTCTAAACCAACTTGCTGTATACCTGTATGCTGATATTTTACTTGGTTATAAGCCAAAACTTTACAACCAAAACCATTAAATATTTTTGCTGTGATAAGACCAATCTCGCCTAAACCTATTATACCAACGGTTTTACCGTACAAAGTAAAACCTACTAAACCATCTAACCTAAAATCGAAGTTTTTACTTCTTTGTGTTGATAATAAAATTTTACGATTTAAAGCTAAAACAAGCGTTAACACATGTTCTGCTATGCTATGCGGTGAGTAAGAAGGAATATTGGCTATTTTGATATTGGCTGCCGCAGCGGCTTTTTTATCAATATGATCTGTACCTACAGAGCGTGTGGCAATATATTTAACCCCATAATGAGCCAACTTTTGAATAACAGATGCCGAGACATCATCACTTGTAAAAACTACAACAGCATCTTTACCTTCTGCATAAGATGTAGTTTCATCAGTCAGAGGGTTAGATATTAAAGTAATATCATGCTTTTTTTGATTGGCCTTTGCCAGCAATTCCTTCTCAAAAGACCTCGTACTGTAAACTACAACTTTCATTTGCTTCACTTTATGTAAGCAAAGCTAGCAGCTATAATCCTATTGTAACATGAGTATAGTCAGCAAGAAAAGTGATTAAAATCAATTTTTCATGTTTTTTAATCGGTTCACATCTAAGATGTGTATCTCGCCTCCTTTTTTCTCAATCAGTTTCTCTTCTTTAAAATCACTTAGTGTACGACTAACTGTTTCTGTTGCCATACCAGCCATTGCGGCTAAATCATCTCTAGAAATTTTAAAAATATCTTGGTTTTTATTCACCTCTCTAATACGCATTAAAGTTTCTGCCAAACGCTTTCTTACTGAGTGATAAGCTAATTGAACCAACTGTTCTTCTTTCTGATGGATATGGGCAGAAAGCAGCTGAATAAATTGCATAGCAACCGCTGTATTGTTGTTTAGCAGGGCATTTACTTGGTCTTTATGTAACATACAAATACTGCTATTCTCCATAGCCTCTGCCGTTTCTGTATGCAATTGACTTATCAAAGCATCATGTACACCAAAATATTCATCAGTATGGTAAATTCCTGTTAAAAGTTCTCTACCATCTTCACTTAATTTAACCGTTTTAATTTTACCCTCTAAAACCAAATAAATACCTTGTGCATGGTCTTGGTCGTAATAAATAATCTGACCTTTTTTAACCTGTCTTATTTTCTTTTGCGAGATTAAAGATTTTAAATCTTGCTTATCTTCTACCTGTGAGGCAAAATCTTCTAGATTTTTTAATCCCTTAGTGTAAAACTCTTCTTGTTTTTGCTTTTTATTAAGCCTGCTTTCTATAGCATTTAAAAGCTCCATATCGTCAAAAGGCTTAATCAGGTAATCATCTGCACCCATCTCCATACCTTTGCGCATATCTGCTCTTTCTGCCTTTGCGGTTAAGAAAATAAAAGGAATATTAGCCGTTTCCGGATTTTTATTCAGCAAATACAAAACACCATAACCATCAAGTTCTGGCATCATAATATCGCAAATAATTAAATCTGGAAGGTATTTCTGAGCCTTATCAGCCCCAAGTTTGCCATTAACTGCAGTTTCTACTTCGTAACCAGCCAAACCTAATATTTCAGCCGTTCCTTCTCTAATATCCTCGTTATCTTCTATAATCAGGATTTTCTTTTTCATACTAAAGATTAAAAATCAGGGTAAATTTAGCGCCTTTATTTTCAGAACTCTCAAACTCCACCTCGCCATTCATGAGTTTAATATAACGATTAACAATATTTAATCCTAAGCCAGTACCAGGTATACTCCCTGTATTATTAGCTCTAAAGAAAGGTTCAAATAAATGCTTTTGATCATTCACAGGGATACCAATACCATCATCCTTAATGATAACCATACAGCGTTTTTCATCAAGCTCGGTATTAAACTCTATAAAAGTGTTTTCACCAGAGTATTTAATGGCATTAGCAATCAGGTTGATGATACAATTTTTCAATAATGCAGCATCTAAAGTAACCAAACTACTTTTTCCGGTATGTTGATAAATGATGTTTTGATTTTGCTTGGCTATCAATTGCATTTCTTCGGTAATTTCTTCTGCAAGCTTTACCAAATCAAATGGTGCTGCCTGCGGATTAATTTTACCAGCTTCTAGCCTTTCTAGGGATAAGAAATCATTAAGAATGTTGGTGAGGTTGCCCACACCAACTTTTATTTTACCTACGTGTTTACTAATGTTAGGATTTTGATACTCTTGAGCATATTTTTCTATCAATGATGCCGAGAGCTGTATAGAACTTAAAGGCGTTCTAAACTCATGCGATGCCATAGAAACAAAACGACTTTTCAATTGGTTAAGTTCCTTCTCTTTTTCTAGAGATAAGCTTACTTCTTCTTTAGCATCTTGCAATTGCGAAACAATAGATTGTAAAGCTTCTGTACGCTCTTCAACTAAATGCTCAAGCCTGAATGTATATTTTTTAATTGCTCTTCGGCATCCTTTTCTCTACTTAAATCATGTATAAAGCCGGTATAAACTATCCTGCCTTCATACTGCACCTTACTTACCGCAAGTCTAAATGGAAATTGGCTTTTATCTTTTCTTAAACCTGTAACTTCTCTTCCAATACCAATAATGTGTGCTTCGCCCGTTTGGTTGTAACGATGAATATAACCATCATGCTGAGACCTGTAAGGCTCTGGCATTAACATCGATATATTCTTCCCTACTACTTCACTTACCTGATAACCAAACAGTTCACACGCCGATGGATTTATAGATTCAATTAATCCTTTTATATCTATAGTGATGATACCATCAATGGCATTATTAATAATTGCTTCAAGTAAAGCCTCTTTATCCATTCGGCTAATTTATCTTAAAAGTATTATTAATAAAAATACTAATGAAGATTATTTATATCGCTCATCAAATGCTTTTTCTAAAGCTTCTCTATGGTCTGGATGCGCTATCTCAATTAAAGCTCTTCCTCTTTGTTTCAGGCTTTTTCCGTACAAGTTTACAATTCCATATTCGGTTACTACCCATTGTACGTGTCCTCTGGTAGTTACTACACCTGCACCTTCTTTTAAGAAAGGAACAATTCTGGAAATACCTTTATTAGTGGTTGATGGTAGGGCTATAATAGGCTTACCACCTTGTGATAAAGATGCTCCTCTGATAAAATCCATTTGGCCACCAATACCAGAGAATTGATATGTTCCGATAGAATCTGCACAAACCTGACCTGTTAAATCTAATTCTATAGCACTGTTGATAGCAATTACTTTAGGGTTTTGACGGATTATACTCGTATCATTCACGTAATTAATATTCATTACCCTTACGGATGTATTATCATCAACAAAATCATATAATTTTCTGGTACCCACCATAAAAGAAGTCACGTTTTGCCTCTGTTAAGCTTCTTCATGCTATTATCAATCACACCGCTTTCTATTAAGGGGATGACACCATCAGACAACATTTCTGTATGCAAACCTAAGTTTTTATGGTTCACTAAATTTTTTAAAACTTGATCTGGAATACTTCCAATTCCTAATTGTAAGGTAGAACCATCCTCTATTAAAGACGCCACATTTTTACCAATTTGTACCACCACATCGCTAGCTTTGGCAGAATAATCTACCTCAGGAAGCTCTGCCTTTTGCCAAACCAAAGCATTTATTTTATTGACATGGATAAATCCGTCTCCGTGTGTTCTTGGCATAAAAGGATTAACCTGAGCGATGACATATTTTGCATTTTCTATAGCCGCCCTAGCAATATCTACCGATGTACCTAAAGAACAATAACCATGTTTATCTGGTACTGATACATGAATTATAGCTACATCAATAGGTAAATAGTTTTCGTTAAAAAGAATAGGAATCTCACTTAAAAATACAGGCACATAATCTCCAAATTGGCTATTTGCTACCGATCTAGAATTTGCCGATACAAATAGAGAATTAAAGAAGA
This genomic window contains:
- a CDS encoding response regulator produces the protein MKKKILIIEDNEDIREGTAEILGLAGYEVETAVNGKLGADKAQKYLPDLIICDIMMPELDGYGVLYLLNKNPETANIPFIFLTAKAERADMRKGMEMGADDYLIKPFDDMELLNAIESRLNKKQKQEEFYTKGLKNLEDFASQVEDKQDLKSLISQKKIRQVKKGQIIYYDQDHAQGIYLVLEGKIKTVKLSEDGRELLTGIYHTDEYFGVHDALISQLHTETAEAMENSSICMLHKDQVNALLNNNTAVAMQFIQLLSAHIHQKEEQLVQLAYHSVRKRLAETLMRIREVNKNQDIFKISRDDLAAMAGMATETVSRTLSDFKEEKLIEKKGGEIHILDVNRLKNMKN
- a CDS encoding cold-shock protein; amino-acid sequence: MKTGKVKWFNAQKGFGFIICDGKDIFVHFKDVIGGVNAISDNDDVEFEIADGKKGPQAVNVKKV
- a CDS encoding cation transporter, with the protein product MNKSSFYIEKMDCPSEEQIIRMKLEGFPTIKSLNFDIPNRKLVVYHEDDAIDIHQQLDSLHFNTSLIETTVAEELVLPLAQEVDKKLLWIVLLINFALFLIEIIAGLIADSMGLLADSLDMLADSLVYSLALFAIGKSIIFKKNIAKTSGYLQLLLAIWGFVEVIKRFYGLENLPHVHTMILISLLALLGNAACLYVLQKSRSKEAHMQASMIFTSNDVVVNIGVILAALMVYFTQSPYPDLIIGAIVFIIVARGAFRILNLSKA
- a CDS encoding 2-hydroxyacid dehydrogenase — its product is MKVVVYSTRSFEKELLAKANQKKHDITLISNPLTDETTSYAEGKDAVVVFTSDDVSASVIQKLAHYGVKYIATRSVGTDHIDKKAAAAANIKIANIPSYSPHSIAEHVLTLVLALNRKILLSTQRSKNFDFRLDGLVGFTLYGKTVGIIGLGEIGLITAKIFNGFGCKVLAYNQVKYQHTGIQQVGLEELYAKSDIISLHVPLNDATRHIINAENLAKMKPGVMLINTGRGGLLNTNDVLQALKSGKIGALGADVYEYEHGLFFENHHQDKEKDCLLQQLLAFSNVMITPHQAFLTTEALQEIAQLTIKSLDLWQENKCVGKACACAKNCQKETIKEKQLLPHQL
- the hemN gene encoding oxygen-independent coproporphyrinogen III oxidase, translated to MLTQNIITKYTVPVPRYTSYPTVPFWDESTFNKSLWLQKVKQSFDISNHKDGISVYIHLPYCESLCTYCACNKRITKNHGVEEPYLQAVIKEWKLYKAVFSAQPQLKEIHLGGGTPTFFSPENLALLIKGILEDCLIHDDAEFSFEAHPANTTLAHLEVLYALGFKRLSLGIQDFDEQVQIMINRIQSVEEVDIVSKQARAIGYTSINFDLIYGLPLQTVNSLTATVEKVIGLKPDRIAFYSYAHVPWVKSGQRKFTEADLPDTHLRQELYEKGREMLLAAGYLDIGMDHFAFAYDSLNVAAQSKKLHRNFMGYTHQYTRLLVGLGVSSISDTWDAFAQNVKSEEEYLDLINAGELPVVKGHVLNDEDLLIRRHILNIMCKGVTTWTDEDLQNDAFRENLSGLPELVEDGLIIQEPQSLKVTKTGKRFLRNVCAVFDARLQATKPEKQLFSIG
- a CDS encoding peroxiredoxin, whose translation is MMLRLGDVAPNFKAKTSEGEIDFYEYLGDSWGVLFSHPADYTPVCTTELGRTAALNDEFVKRNVKVMALSVDSVESHKGWISDINETQGVEVNFPIIADEDKSISEAYGMLHPNASTTFTVRSLFIIAPDKTVKLIISYPASTGRNFQEILRVIDSLQLTAYHSVATPADWKDGEDVVVAPAIKTEDIPAKFPKGFKEIKPYLRTTPQPNK
- a CDS encoding acetyl-CoA hydrolase/transferase family protein, translating into MTSFMVGTRKLYDFVDDNTSVRVMNINYVNDTSIIRQNPKVIAINSAIELDLTGQVCADSIGTYQFSGIGGQMDFIRGASLSQGGKPIIALPSTTNKGISRIVPFLKEGAGVVTTRGHVQWVVTEYGIVNLYGKSLKQRGRALIEIAHPDHREALEKAFDERYK